A DNA window from Nerophis ophidion isolate RoL-2023_Sa linkage group LG13, RoL_Noph_v1.0, whole genome shotgun sequence contains the following coding sequences:
- the LOC133564860 gene encoding uncharacterized protein LOC133564860 → MTMKVLVGRPGPPRHPFRQRRPDSQTLQGLSFCPCEIGRNREGATREERWVLVRRDQHVDLRRQKTRSNLTWWCHSELRLVDGTKLRPLSRRERCDEDGLCVAEVGPRVAVHLEVLETSGRKETDIGVPDHQDLPMNRQVPVHHLTCCTNVSCRPPPRTGWRGNLCPVCVFCRLRSRSDSFCPFLVSRRINTGPCSTKHVS, encoded by the exons atgacaatgaag GTACTCGTGGGAAGACCAGGACCTCCGAGGCATCCCTTCCGCCAGAGACGTCCGGATTCCCAG ACTCTGCAAGGCCTCAGCTTCTGCCCGTGTGAGATTGGGCGCAACCGCGAGGGCGCAACCCGAGAGGAGCGATGGGTGCTCGTCCGCCGAGACCAGCACGTGGACCTCCGGCGGCAGAAGACCAG GTCAAATTTGACCTGGTGGTGCCACTCGGAACTGAGGCTGGTGGACGGAACGAAGCTGAGGCCTTTGTCGAGGAGGGAGCGCTGCGACGAG GATGGCCTCTGCGTGGCGGAAGTTGGCCCCCGGGTAGCTGTCCATCTGGAGGTCCTGGAGACCAGTGGACGGAAGGAGACTGATATTGGAGTCCCCGATCACCAGGACCTTCCTATGAACAGACAGGTGCCAGTCCACCATCTTACGTGTTGTACTAATGTGTCTTGTAGGCCTCCTCCGCGGACTGGTTGGCGTGGTAACCTGTGCCCCGTTTGTGTCTTCTGTCGGCTGAGAAGCCGAAGTGACAGTTTTTGTCCTTTTCTGGTTTCcagaagg